DNA sequence from the Nesterenkonia lutea genome:
GACGCGCCAGGTCGCTGACCGGGTGCTCCGCGTCCACGGTGAGGGTGTCCCGGACATGGACGACCAGCGGATCCGCCCCCGTCTCGGGGATGATCAGCACGCGCAGGTGCCCCGTTCGCCGGGCGGCCGCCTGGACATCTGCCGCCGTGGCGCTGGCCGGCACCGTGGTCGTCTCCTGGCGCGTGCGGGCGGCGATCACGTCGTCGACGGTGAGCGTCTCCAGATCGATGACCCGGGAGATCTGCGAGGCGGAGGCCTCGTCCAGGGTTCCGGTGCGGGTGGAATGCTCCACCAGATGCCGGATCGTCTCCGAGTCGTAGCCTCCCGCCGCCGCCCGGTCCACCGGGGTGATGCCAGTGGCTGAGACGAGGCGGTTGGCGATGTGGTTGATCCACAGCAGCAGGGGGCGGAACCCCCAGAGGATGATCTGCGCGGGGAGCGCGACGAGCTTGACGGCCCGCTCAGGGTGGGCGATGGCCCAGGACTTCGGGGCCATCTCGCCGACCACCAGGTGCAGGAACGTCATCAGCAGCAGCGCCAGCGCAAAGGCCAGTGCATCCGCCGCCCAGTACGGCAGGCTCCAGGACTCGAAGACCGGGGTCAGCGCATAGTGCACCGCCGGCTTGCTGACCGCACCCAGAGCAAAGGTGCACGCGGTGATGCCCAGCTGGGCGCCTGCGAGCATGACCGTGAGTTCATTGAGTCCGCGCAGCGCGGCTCGGGCGGAGCGGCTGTGCTCTGCCGACTCCTCCAGCCGGTGCCGGCGTGCAGCCAGCAGGGCGAACTCCAGGATGACGAAGAACGCGGAGATGACGATGATGGCGACGGTGATCGCCAGAGTGATGACCCAGTCGCTCATCGTTCCTCCTCGTTCTCTTCGGTCAGGCGAAGGTGCACTGACTCCGGGACATGTCGGTCGACGCTGAGCACTGTCACATCGAGCCAGCGCTGCGGCGGGGAGGACTCTGCGAAGTCCGCGGGATCCGCCGGGAGCTCCACACGGACCTCCTGCCCCTCGGTCAGCAGGGAGCCCTCCTGGGCCATCAGCAGACCGGAGAGCGTCTCATAGTCTCCCTCGGGGAAGCTTCGGCCGATGACTCGTTCCACCTCATCGAGGTGAAGGTCACCGTCCACTCGCCAGAATCCTTCGCTCACGGCCTCGA
Encoded proteins:
- a CDS encoding CNNM domain-containing protein codes for the protein MSDWVITLAITVAIIVISAFFVILEFALLAARRHRLEESAEHSRSARAALRGLNELTVMLAGAQLGITACTFALGAVSKPAVHYALTPVFESWSLPYWAADALAFALALLLMTFLHLVVGEMAPKSWAIAHPERAVKLVALPAQIILWGFRPLLLWINHIANRLVSATGITPVDRAAAGGYDSETIRHLVEHSTRTGTLDEASASQISRVIDLETLTVDDVIAARTRQETTTVPASATAADVQAAARRTGHLRVLIIPETGADPLVVHVRDTLTVDAEHPVSDLARPALVVSTGASVYEAFQTMREAGEQLAVVYSDTGLAGAITWNDILKRMWPTMEEQWSGSSAAERRPQGSAPRR